A genomic region of Pseudomonas sp. MPC6 contains the following coding sequences:
- the choW gene encoding choline ABC transporter permease subunit, with protein MLIDQKIPLGQYIAGFVEWLTQHGANTFDAIAVSLETMIHGVTFALTWFNPLALIGLIALLAHFIQRKWGLTVFVIASFLLILNLGYWQETMETLAQVLFATLVCVVIGVPLGIVAAHKPMFYTLMRPVLDLMQTVPTFVYLIPTLTLFGLGVVPGLISTVVFAIAAPIRLTYLGIRDVPEELMDAGKAFGCSRRQLLSRIELPHAMPSIAAGITQCIMLSLSMVVIAALVGADGLGKPVVNALNTADIALGFEAGLAIVLLAIMLDRICKQPEAKVGGDA; from the coding sequence ATGCTGATTGATCAGAAAATACCTTTAGGCCAGTACATCGCAGGCTTCGTTGAATGGTTGACGCAACACGGCGCCAACACCTTCGACGCAATCGCCGTGTCACTGGAAACGATGATCCACGGTGTGACTTTTGCGCTGACCTGGTTCAACCCGCTGGCATTGATCGGCCTCATCGCGCTACTGGCACACTTCATTCAACGCAAGTGGGGCCTGACCGTTTTTGTCATCGCCTCCTTCCTGCTGATCCTCAACCTGGGGTACTGGCAGGAAACCATGGAAACCCTTGCCCAGGTGCTCTTCGCGACCCTGGTCTGCGTGGTGATCGGCGTGCCGCTGGGCATCGTCGCCGCGCACAAACCGATGTTCTATACACTGATGCGGCCGGTACTCGATCTGATGCAGACCGTGCCGACCTTCGTCTACCTCATTCCTACCCTGACACTCTTCGGTCTGGGTGTGGTCCCGGGCCTGATCTCTACGGTGGTGTTCGCGATTGCCGCACCTATCCGCCTGACTTACCTGGGTATTCGCGATGTCCCGGAAGAATTGATGGACGCTGGCAAGGCCTTTGGCTGCTCGCGACGTCAGCTGCTCTCGCGAATCGAACTGCCCCACGCCATGCCAAGCATCGCGGCCGGTATCACCCAGTGCATCATGCTGTCGTTGTCGATGGTGGTGATCGCGGCACTGGTGGGCGCCGATGGCCTGGGCAAACCCGTGGTCAACGCACTGAACACTGCTGATATCGCCCTGGGCTTCGAAGCCGGCCTGGCGATCGTACTGCTGGCGATCATGCTCGACCGTATCTGCAAACAACCCGAAGCCAAAGTAGGGGGTGACGCATGA
- the choV gene encoding choline ABC transporter ATP-binding protein: MSIIRFEDVDVIFTKDPREALKLLDQGMTRNEILKKTGQIVGVEKASLDVEKGEICVLMGLSGSGKSSLLRCINGLNTVSRGKLFVEHEGKQIDIASCTPAELKMMRTKRIAMVFQKFALMPWLTVRENISFGLEMQGRPEKERKKLVDEKLELVGLTQWRNKKPNELSGGMQQRVGLARALAMDADILLMDEPFSALDPLIRQGLQDELLELQSKLNKTIVFVSHDLDEALKLGSRIAIMKDGRIVQYSKPEEIVLNPADDYVRTFVAHTNPLNVLCGRSLMRTLDNCKRINGSVCLDPGGDSWLDLAEGNTIKGARQNGASLDLQNWIPGQAVEGLGRRPTLVDSNIGMRDALQIRYQTGNKLVLHDNNKVVGILGDSELYHALLGKNLG, translated from the coding sequence ATGAGCATTATTCGCTTCGAAGACGTCGACGTAATCTTCACCAAGGATCCACGCGAGGCACTCAAGCTGCTGGATCAAGGCATGACCCGTAACGAGATCCTGAAAAAGACCGGGCAGATTGTTGGCGTCGAAAAGGCCAGCCTGGATGTCGAAAAAGGTGAAATCTGCGTACTGATGGGCCTGTCCGGCTCCGGCAAGTCCAGCTTGCTGCGTTGCATCAACGGCCTCAACACCGTCAGCCGCGGCAAGTTGTTCGTCGAGCACGAAGGCAAGCAGATCGACATCGCTTCCTGCACCCCGGCGGAACTGAAAATGATGCGCACCAAGCGCATTGCGATGGTGTTCCAGAAGTTCGCCCTGATGCCTTGGCTGACCGTTCGCGAGAACATCAGCTTCGGTCTGGAAATGCAGGGTCGTCCGGAGAAAGAGCGGAAAAAACTGGTCGATGAAAAACTTGAGCTGGTGGGCCTGACCCAATGGCGCAACAAGAAACCCAACGAGCTGTCCGGCGGTATGCAACAACGCGTGGGCCTGGCCCGTGCGCTGGCGATGGACGCCGACATTCTGCTGATGGACGAACCGTTTTCGGCCCTCGACCCGCTGATCCGCCAAGGCCTGCAAGACGAACTGCTGGAGCTGCAAAGCAAGCTGAACAAAACCATCGTATTCGTGAGTCACGACCTCGATGAAGCCCTGAAGCTCGGTAGCCGTATCGCAATCATGAAAGACGGCCGGATCGTCCAGTACAGCAAGCCGGAAGAGATCGTGTTGAACCCGGCGGACGACTACGTCCGGACCTTCGTCGCCCACACCAACCCGCTGAACGTGCTGTGCGGGCGCAGCCTGATGCGCACCCTGGACAACTGCAAACGCATCAACGGTTCGGTGTGCCTCGATCCGGGCGGCGATTCGTGGCTGGACCTGGCCGAAGGCAACACCATTAAAGGCGCACGCCAGAACGGTGCCAGCCTGGACCTGCAGAACTGGATTCCAGGGCAAGCGGTTGAAGGGTTGGGGCGTCGGCCGACATTGGTGGACTCCAACATCGGCATGCGCGATGCGCTGCAGATTCGTTACCAGACCGGCAACAAGCTGGTGCTGCACGATAACAACAAGGTGGTGGGGATCCTGGGCGACAGCGAGCTGTACCACGCACTGCTCGGCAAGAACCTGGGGTAA
- the betI gene encoding transcriptional regulator BetI → MPKVGMQPIRRQQLIEATLQAVDQVGMGDASIALIARLAGVSNGIISHYFKDKNGLIAATAQYLMSVLSVNVTARRQALEDSSPRAHLQVIIEGNFDASQVNGPAMKTWLAFWATSMHHPSLHRLQRINDHRLYSNLCCQFRRVLPLDDARSAARGLAALIDGLWLRGALSGDAFDTEQAHRIAYEYMDFQLAKQVS, encoded by the coding sequence ATGCCCAAGGTCGGTATGCAACCCATCCGCCGTCAGCAGTTGATCGAAGCCACGCTGCAGGCGGTGGACCAGGTCGGAATGGGGGACGCCAGCATTGCGCTGATCGCCCGTTTGGCCGGTGTCTCGAATGGCATCATCAGTCACTACTTTAAGGACAAGAACGGCCTGATCGCCGCCACGGCGCAGTACCTGATGAGTGTCCTCAGCGTGAACGTCACCGCGCGCCGTCAGGCGCTGGAGGACAGCAGCCCGCGGGCCCACCTCCAGGTAATTATCGAAGGCAACTTCGACGCCAGCCAGGTCAATGGCCCGGCAATGAAAACCTGGCTGGCCTTCTGGGCCACCAGCATGCACCACCCGTCACTGCACAGGTTGCAGCGGATCAACGATCACCGCCTGTATTCCAACCTGTGCTGCCAGTTCCGCCGTGTATTGCCGCTCGATGATGCGCGCAGTGCAGCTCGAGGCCTGGCAGCCCTCATTGACGGTTTGTGGTTGCGCGGCGCCCTGTCGGGAGATGCATTCGACACCGAGCAGGCGCACCGCATCGCTTACGAATACATGGATTTCCAATTGGCCAAGCAGGTGAGCTAG
- the betB gene encoding betaine-aldehyde dehydrogenase — MARFELQKLYIDGGYSDASSDATFEAINPANGEVLATVQRATKDDVERAVVSAEKGQKIWAAMTAMERSRILRRAVDILRERNDELAALETLDTGKSFSETKYVDIVTGADVLEYYAGLVPAIEGEQIPLRTTSFVYTRREPLGVVAGIGAWNYPIQIALWKSAPALAAGNAMIFKPSEVTSLTTLKLAEIYTEAGVPAGVFNVLTGSGREVGTWLTEHPRIEKISFTGGTDTGKKVMASASGSSLKDVTMELGGKSPLIIFDDADLDRAADTAMMANFYSSGQVCTNGTRVFVPSHLKAAFEAKIVERVARIRIGNPEDENTNFGPLVSFAHMESVLGYIAKGKEEGARLLCGGTRLTEGEFAKGAFVAPTVFSDCTDEMTIVREEIFGPVMSILTYETEDEVIRRANDTDFGLAAGVITKDLNRAHRVIHQLEAGICWINAWGESDAKMPVGGYKQSGVGRENGISSLNNFTRIKSVQVELGDYASVF; from the coding sequence ATGGCCCGTTTCGAACTGCAAAAACTCTATATCGATGGCGGCTACAGTGACGCCAGCAGCGACGCCACCTTCGAAGCCATCAACCCGGCTAACGGTGAAGTCCTCGCAACCGTACAACGTGCGACCAAGGACGACGTCGAGCGCGCGGTGGTCAGCGCCGAAAAGGGCCAGAAAATCTGGGCCGCGATGACCGCCATGGAGCGTTCGCGCATCCTGCGTCGCGCCGTGGACATCCTGCGCGAGCGCAACGATGAACTGGCTGCCCTGGAAACCCTGGACACCGGCAAGTCGTTCTCCGAAACCAAGTACGTCGACATCGTCACCGGCGCCGACGTGCTGGAGTACTACGCAGGCCTGGTGCCGGCCATCGAAGGCGAGCAGATCCCGCTGCGCACCACGTCTTTCGTCTACACCCGTCGCGAGCCGCTGGGCGTCGTGGCCGGTATCGGCGCATGGAACTACCCGATCCAGATCGCCCTGTGGAAGTCCGCGCCAGCCCTGGCGGCCGGTAACGCGATGATCTTCAAGCCAAGCGAAGTCACGTCCCTGACCACGCTGAAACTGGCGGAAATCTACACCGAAGCTGGCGTTCCGGCGGGCGTGTTCAACGTCCTGACCGGCAGCGGCCGTGAAGTCGGCACCTGGCTGACCGAGCATCCGCGCATCGAAAAAATCTCCTTCACCGGCGGCACCGACACCGGCAAGAAGGTCATGGCCAGCGCTTCCGGCTCGTCCTTGAAAGACGTGACCATGGAACTGGGCGGCAAATCCCCGCTGATCATCTTCGACGACGCCGACCTCGATCGCGCCGCCGACACCGCGATGATGGCCAACTTCTACAGCTCCGGCCAGGTCTGCACCAACGGCACTCGCGTGTTCGTGCCAAGCCACCTGAAAGCCGCGTTCGAAGCCAAGATCGTTGAGCGCGTCGCGCGCATCCGCATCGGCAACCCGGAAGACGAGAACACCAACTTCGGCCCGCTGGTCAGCTTTGCCCATATGGAAAGCGTGTTGGGTTACATCGCCAAGGGCAAGGAAGAAGGCGCTCGCCTGCTGTGCGGCGGCACTCGCCTGACCGAAGGCGAATTCGCCAAGGGCGCGTTCGTCGCCCCGACCGTGTTCAGCGACTGCACCGACGAGATGACTATCGTGCGCGAAGAAATCTTCGGCCCGGTGATGAGCATCCTGACGTACGAGACCGAAGATGAAGTGATCCGTCGTGCCAACGACACCGACTTCGGCCTGGCGGCTGGCGTCATCACCAAGGACCTGAACCGCGCTCACCGCGTGATTCATCAACTGGAAGCCGGTATCTGCTGGATCAACGCCTGGGGCGAGTCCGACGCGAAGATGCCGGTCGGCGGCTACAAGCAGTCGGGCGTGGGCCGTGAGAACGGCATCAGTTCGCTGAACAACTTCACACGCATCAAATCGGTACAGGTCGAACTGGGCGATTACGCCTCGGTGTTCTAA
- the betA gene encoding choline dehydrogenase, whose translation MSQEFDYIIIGAGSAGNTLAARLTEDEGVTVLLLEAGGPDYRLDFRTQMPAALAFPLQGRRYNWAYETDPEPHMDGRRMECGRGKGLGGSSLINGMCYIRGNAMDYDNWAKLPGLEDWDYLNCLPYFRKAETRDIGPNDYHGGDGPVSVTTPKAGNNPLFHAMVEAGVQAGYPATSDLNGYQQEGFGPMDRTVTPNGRRASTARGYLDIAKKRSTLTIVTHALTDKILFEGKRAVGVRYLIGAAEERIEARARKEVLLCSGAIASPQILQRSGVGPAELLKKLDIPVVHDLPGVGENLQDHLELYLQYACTQPVSLYPSLLWYNQPAIGAEWLFNGTGIGASNQFEAGGFIRSRPEFDWPNIQYHFLPVAINYNGSNGVKEHGFQAHMGSMRSPSRGRIQAKSKDPREYPSILFNYMATEQDWQEFRDGIRLTREIMQQPALDAFRGREISPGIEVQTDEQLDKFIREHAETAFHPSCSCKMGTDEMAVVDGEGRVHGMQGLRVVDASIMPIITTGNLNAPTIMIAEKIADKIRGRQPLPRSKADYYVAGDAPVRGKPLRDVSLTAQ comes from the coding sequence ATGTCCCAAGAATTCGACTACATCATCATCGGTGCCGGCTCGGCTGGTAACACCCTGGCGGCCCGTCTGACGGAAGACGAAGGCGTCACCGTCCTGCTGCTCGAAGCCGGCGGCCCGGACTACCGTCTCGATTTCCGCACGCAAATGCCGGCCGCCCTGGCGTTCCCGCTGCAAGGCCGTCGCTACAACTGGGCCTACGAAACCGACCCGGAACCACACATGGACGGTCGCCGGATGGAATGCGGTCGCGGCAAGGGCCTCGGTGGCTCTTCGCTGATCAACGGCATGTGCTATATCCGCGGCAACGCCATGGACTACGACAACTGGGCCAAGCTTCCAGGTCTTGAAGACTGGGACTACCTCAACTGCCTGCCGTACTTCAGAAAAGCGGAAACCCGCGACATCGGCCCGAACGACTACCACGGTGGCGACGGTCCGGTCAGCGTGACCACGCCCAAAGCCGGCAACAACCCGCTGTTCCATGCGATGGTCGAAGCAGGCGTGCAGGCCGGTTACCCCGCTACCTCCGACCTGAACGGATACCAGCAGGAAGGCTTCGGCCCGATGGACCGTACCGTGACGCCGAACGGCCGTCGCGCCAGCACCGCCCGCGGTTACCTGGACATCGCCAAGAAGCGCTCGACCCTGACCATCGTCACCCACGCCCTGACCGACAAGATCCTGTTCGAAGGCAAGCGTGCGGTCGGCGTGCGTTACTTGATCGGTGCCGCTGAAGAGCGCATTGAAGCCCGTGCCCGCAAGGAAGTGCTGCTGTGCTCCGGCGCCATCGCGTCGCCGCAAATCCTGCAACGTTCCGGCGTTGGCCCCGCCGAGTTGCTGAAAAAACTCGACATCCCGGTGGTCCACGACCTGCCGGGCGTCGGTGAAAACCTGCAGGATCACCTCGAGCTGTACCTGCAATACGCGTGCACCCAACCGGTGTCGCTGTACCCGTCGCTGCTCTGGTACAACCAGCCGGCCATCGGTGCCGAGTGGCTGTTCAACGGCACCGGCATCGGCGCCAGCAACCAGTTCGAAGCCGGCGGTTTCATCCGCTCCCGCCCGGAATTCGATTGGCCGAATATTCAGTACCACTTCCTGCCGGTCGCGATTAACTACAACGGCAGCAACGGAGTGAAAGAGCACGGTTTCCAGGCGCACATGGGTTCCATGCGCTCGCCGAGCCGCGGTCGCATCCAGGCCAAGTCCAAGGATCCGCGCGAGTACCCGAGCATCCTGTTCAATTACATGGCCACCGAGCAGGACTGGCAGGAATTCCGTGACGGCATCCGCCTGACCCGGGAAATCATGCAACAGCCGGCACTGGACGCCTTCCGTGGCCGCGAAATCAGCCCCGGCATCGAGGTGCAAACCGATGAGCAGCTCGACAAGTTCATCCGCGAACACGCCGAAACCGCGTTCCACCCGTCCTGCTCATGCAAGATGGGCACCGACGAGATGGCCGTGGTCGATGGCGAAGGTCGTGTGCATGGCATGCAGGGCCTGCGTGTGGTCGATGCCTCGATCATGCCGATCATCACCACCGGCAACCTGAATGCGCCGACGATCATGATCGCCGAGAAAATCGCCGACAAGATCCGGGGCCGCCAGCCGTTGCCGCGCAGCAAGGCTGATTACTATGTCGCCGGTGATGCACCGGTGCGTGGCAAGCCGTTGCGGGATGTGAGCCTGACTGCTCAGTAA